Proteins found in one Epinephelus fuscoguttatus linkage group LG4, E.fuscoguttatus.final_Chr_v1 genomic segment:
- the LOC125886950 gene encoding DNA polymerase III PolC-type-like isoform X1, with the protein MSDNKTIVFFDLETTGLDTAVCDIIQVSAICGEKVFNVYTLPRRPLTEGASEVNGFTVSDGSLFLHGNAVDTVPLIDALTSFISFLRSFSCPVLLAAHNAKRFDVPVLTRVLQELDLQQEFQQVVSGFVDTFLLSKNLYRNLGSHSQQYMVRHFLGRTYEAHNAVEDATMLQELFNSWNVSRDTLSTLVFQDELQKGWMI; encoded by the coding sequence acactgctgtgtgtgacatcatccaggTGTCGGCCATCTGTGGAGAGAAGGTTTTTAATGTCTACACCCTCCCCCGCCGCCCCCTCACTGAGGGCGCCAGTGAGGTGAATGGCTTCACAGTCAGTGATGGCTCCCTGTTTCTCCACGGGAATGCTGTGGACACCGTTCCTCTTATTGATGCTCTCACGTCCTTCATCAGCTTCCTGCGCTCATTCAGCTGCCCTGTGCTGCTGGCGGCCCACAATGCAAAGCGGTTCGATGTACCTGTGCTCACCAGGGTGCTGCAAGAGCTCGACCTACAGCAGGAGTTCCAACAGGTGGTGTCTGGGTTCGTGGATACCTTCCTGCTAAGCAAGAACCTGTATCGCAATCTGGGCAGTCATTCTCAGCAGTACATGGTGCGCCACTTCCTGGGGAGGACCTACGAGGCACACAATGCAGTGGAGGACGCCACGATGTTGCAGGAGCTGTTCAACTCATGGAACGTCTCCAGAGATACTCTGTCAACCTTGGTATTTCAAGATGAGCTACAGAAAGGATGGATGATatga